CTGTCAATGATCATTTATAAGAATTATCAAACTAGATTATACTTCACCAGCTGAAACATCTCTCAATATGATGACCCATCGACCCAGTAAAACTGCATGGTTAGTTAAACATTATATGAACCAGTTACCTTTTACTCGATGGTTGGGCAACACGCATCTAAAAAAATTGTTCACTATAACAAAATCTGCCATAACCCTCAAAACCCCTGTTCTAGTACTGGCTGTTTGcaccaaaaaataaatctgagatttgtgaatgtttttttttttttttttaactccacaggtagaaaaaaacaaaccgtcAACATGTCTAGCAAAAGGGCAAAGGGAAAGACCACAAAGAAGCGCCCTCAGCGCGCTACGTCCAATGTCTTTGCCATGTTTGACCAGTCCCAGATTCAGGAGTTCAAGGAGGCCTTCAACATGATTGACCAGAACCGTGAcgggtttgtggacaaagagGACCTTCACGACATGCTGGCCTCTCTGGGTGAGTGGAAGAAGCTCCTGAGATGAGTAGCTTCGAGGATGAGATGTAGTCGGATCCAAATATGTAATTGTGTTGGCGTGTTGCTGAAACTTAATACCTCCACTATAATTATACAGGTAAAAATCCAAATGATGACTACCTGGAGGCCATGATGATGGAAGCTCCTGGACCCATTAACTTCACCATGTTCCTCACCATGTTTGGAGAGAAGCTCAATGGCACAGACCCAGAGGATGTGATCAGAAATGCGTTTGCCTGCTTTGATGAGGAAGgcacaggtaaaaaaaatcagtaaacTTGTCTTGTACTAAGACTAAAGTGATAAAATGTATTTAGAGGAAAGTGATACCTTTTTTGTATGAACCTTAAATGTTAGTATTATTGCATTTTCTCCACTTGTACACACATCTTGTAATTCATATTGATATTAagctgtattttttaaaatgcattatgcAGACTTAAGTTACCTTGTTGGGCCTTGAATAATCTAGCTACATAAAGACAGCTTGGTTTTAAATTTAGATATGAAATCATTGCCTGCAAAAGAAAAGTCTTAAGAAATGTTATTGATTCTTATGATTTTCCTTCTCCAGGTTCCATCCAGGAAGATTACCTCAGAGAGCTGCTGACAACAATGGGCGACCGGTTTACAGATGAGGAGGTGGACGAGCTTTTCAGGGAGGCGCCCATTGACAAGAAAAGCAACTTCAACTATGTGGAGTTCACGCGCATTCTAAAGCATGGTGCCAAGGATAAGGACGATTAAAGAGCCACACCAGCACACAAGTCGTCTTCACCCTCCTTGTCTATTCCATCAGCTAGATGACCGTGCTACATGTCTCAAATCACCAGTATACAACCCTTTTAAACAAGCCAAAGCAATAAGTATCCACTCTTTTGTTGTGAACTTCCACTTTACCTAAATGTACACATTAATCCGATactgtttgaaatacttttttccTGTCATTTAAGATGTACAGTGGCAGCACCATGGAAACTCTAGGGGGATGAGTCTTTGCAATTCATGTGATCGGGTATAGctgaatttttacattttataatataaactttttaaataaagcccTCTATCAAGGTATATTGTGGTGTTTCCCTTCCATAAACTCCAACTGAAATGAGGATTGCATTACCCTGTCTTTTTGCTTGAGGGTCTAACTATTAGATGCTTAAGTTTTCTCCATGTAAGGAGCTTCAAGTCTTGACACGTCTGCTCTCCCGCCTCACCAAATGTCTTCGGGGCGAGTGCAGACGGGCACGAGCAGAATTCTTTCATCAAAAAGGAAGTTCAGAGATGacatgaaaatgactttgggATTCATTGCGCCCAAGGTGAATAAAGCATCTAAAAAATTAAATGCTGCTAATGGTTTTTATGTGCATCATTAATTGTGTCCTACAAGATGTCATATAGTGTAATAAAATCTTTAATCAGCAGAGTTGTTTTTATCTTAAAGACATGTCTTAGCCTGTACAGGCACTTAAAGTTGTAAGGTGGTGGACAGTCTAGATAATCTTTTTGGAATAACAGCATAGTCAGATTATCTAAAGGTGACACTGAAAATCCACAATTTATTCACAgtataaattaaaatgcaaGTTCTTACAAATTAAAATAGAGTTTTTAACAAATACAACTTTTATGAAAACACTTATCTGTGTTATGTTCATGTACCTACAAGGGGAGTTGAAGTAAACCTAAGTAGCTTGTATAATAATATGCCATTAATTACTTATATGCACAGCACACCCCGCGACCCTCCCGGAtggatatttatgtttttgataACTGGTGTGGTGCCTTCATGTTCTGTGGGAAGATGTATAGTCGGGAGGATGGCATCAAAAACTTACTTGAACGCTTGGTTATTTCACAGTCATAGgatacaaatatataatataaaaaagtgaatgcctttaaaacaattacatgc
The Solea senegalensis isolate Sse05_10M unplaced genomic scaffold, IFAPA_SoseM_1 scf7180000014124, whole genome shotgun sequence DNA segment above includes these coding regions:
- the LOC122760885 gene encoding myosin regulatory light polypeptide 9 is translated as MSSKRAKGKTTKKRPQRATSNVFAMFDQSQIQEFKEAFNMIDQNRDGFVDKEDLHDMLASLGKNPNDDYLEAMMMEAPGPINFTMFLTMFGEKLNGTDPEDVIRNAFACFDEEGTGSIQEDYLRELLTTMGDRFTDEEVDELFREAPIDKKSNFNYVEFTRILKHGAKDKDD